A single genomic interval of Syntrophobotulus glycolicus DSM 8271 harbors:
- a CDS encoding RNA polymerase sigma factor — MRDLDFGEIYSEYFSDVYKYVLILCHSEAIAEEVTQETFFKALRQIDQFNGSCKLSVWLCQIAKNTYFSLSKKRKLTVPDLDADLPAITSGLEDHFFDQEAARQLHVLLHRLNEPYKEVFTLRVFGELPFSQIGELFGKTDSWARLIFYRAKKQLQEAMK, encoded by the coding sequence GTGAGAGACTTGGATTTCGGAGAAATTTATTCAGAATACTTTTCTGATGTATATAAATATGTGCTGATTCTGTGTCACAGTGAGGCCATTGCGGAAGAAGTGACACAGGAAACTTTTTTCAAAGCCCTGCGGCAGATCGACCAGTTCAATGGGAGTTGCAAATTATCCGTGTGGCTTTGTCAAATTGCAAAAAACACGTACTTCTCACTTTCTAAGAAGCGAAAACTGACGGTTCCGGATTTAGATGCAGATTTACCGGCGATAACATCAGGTTTGGAGGACCACTTCTTTGATCAGGAAGCAGCAAGACAACTGCATGTTTTACTTCATAGGCTGAATGAGCCATATAAAGAAGTCTTTACCTTACGGGTTTTTGGAGAACTGCCATTTTCTCAAATCGGCGAGCTGTTCGGGAAAACCGATAGCTGGGCAAGACTGATTTTTTACAGGGCCAAAAAACAATTACAGGAGGCAATGAAATGA
- a CDS encoding zf-HC2 domain-containing protein, with amino-acid sequence MKISCEIIKDLLPLYHDGVCSNDSRTMVEEHLAYCDLCKAELQAMEDELPINQAEQNLNEAEAVKKLSRRWKQGRIKSLLEGILLTGVTVALVALVLYSVMGFRVMPRP; translated from the coding sequence ATGAAAATATCTTGTGAAATCATCAAAGATTTGCTGCCCTTGTACCATGATGGGGTTTGCAGCAACGACAGCAGGACGATGGTCGAGGAACATCTTGCTTATTGTGATCTCTGCAAAGCCGAGCTTCAGGCAATGGAGGATGAATTGCCCATTAATCAGGCGGAGCAGAATTTGAACGAAGCGGAAGCGGTAAAGAAACTGTCAAGGAGGTGGAAGCAAGGACGGATAAAATCGCTGCTGGAGGGTATTTTACTGACCGGCGTGACCGTTGCCCTGGTGGCCCTTGTTCTTTATAGCGTTATGGGGTTCAGAGTCATGCCAAGACCTTAA
- a CDS encoding TetR/AcrR family transcriptional regulator has translation MSTKREEIIGHALRLIKHRSFSSFSYEDISKELKMTKAAVHYHFGKKDGLGLAVCDVLQTGLIRSYEKCQNEIKQHKGHPWFFIESRISTIAPDEICPILSMQADYENLSVRLREKIEKLSMSELELLERLVKEYAPCSRADKTVMSTLMSVKGALQCRRVLGEKIFINAIEDVKNRFYAFVDEEEKN, from the coding sequence ATGTCGACGAAAAGAGAAGAGATTATCGGGCATGCGTTGCGCCTGATAAAGCACAGAAGTTTTTCATCTTTTAGTTATGAAGATATTTCCAAAGAGTTGAAAATGACAAAAGCCGCTGTTCATTATCACTTTGGAAAAAAAGACGGTTTGGGTTTGGCGGTCTGTGATGTGCTGCAAACAGGACTAATCAGAAGCTATGAGAAATGCCAGAATGAAATCAAACAGCACAAGGGACATCCATGGTTTTTTATTGAAAGCAGAATCAGTACAATTGCGCCGGATGAAATCTGTCCTATATTGAGTATGCAGGCTGATTATGAAAATTTGTCGGTCAGACTGAGAGAAAAAATTGAAAAATTAAGCATGAGTGAGCTAGAGCTGCTGGAACGATTGGTAAAAGAATATGCTCCTTGCAGCAGAGCGGATAAAACTGTGATGTCAACGCTAATGAGTGTAAAAGGTGCCCTCCAATGCCGCAGAGTTCTTGGGGAAAAAATCTTTATTAATGCCATAGAGGATGTAAAAAACCGATTCTATGCCTTTGTGGATGAAGAGGAGAAAAATTAA
- a CDS encoding cysteine hydrolase family protein, which yields MKQGLILVDIQNDYFKGGKYELVNPEQAAMQANKILTFFRREGWPIYHVRHISTNPGAGFFIPDTEGADFYRACCPLEGEEIIIKHRPDSFLRTTLKEKLEETGVAALVVCGMMTHMCIDSTVRTAGNYGYAVTLIEDACATRDLVWGGIPVLADQVRNAYMAALDGTFARVVQADVWIKEN from the coding sequence ATGAAACAGGGTTTGATTTTAGTGGATATTCAAAACGATTATTTTAAAGGCGGAAAATATGAATTGGTTAACCCGGAGCAGGCGGCCATGCAGGCCAATAAAATCCTGACTTTTTTTCGGAGAGAAGGATGGCCGATATATCATGTGCGCCACATAAGTACAAATCCAGGCGCCGGTTTTTTTATACCGGATACTGAGGGTGCTGATTTTTATAGAGCGTGTTGTCCTTTGGAAGGGGAAGAAATCATCATCAAGCATAGACCCGACAGTTTCCTGAGGACAACCCTGAAAGAGAAATTGGAAGAAACGGGTGTCGCCGCATTGGTGGTATGCGGGATGATGACGCATATGTGCATAGATTCAACCGTCAGAACCGCCGGCAATTATGGATACGCTGTCACCCTAATCGAAGACGCATGCGCAACAAGAGATTTGGTATGGGGAGGAATCCCGGTTTTAGCGGACCAGGTCCGGAACGCATATATGGCCGCTCTTGACGGGACTTTTGCCAGGGTAGTGCAGGCCGATGTATGGATTAAGGAGAATTGA
- a CDS encoding winged helix-turn-helix transcriptional regulator, with protein sequence MKIRENYTCPLEIVHDFIKGKWKTILIFQLRLGTQTFSELKHGIEGISEKMLLQQLKELQEFGVINKTSYEGYPLHVEYFLTDRGTQLLEAVLIMQNIGVAYMMEHGQKELLEKKGIICLNSIPTEK encoded by the coding sequence ATGAAAATCCGCGAAAACTATACTTGTCCGCTGGAAATTGTACATGATTTTATTAAAGGCAAATGGAAAACAATTTTGATCTTTCAACTGAGACTTGGGACACAGACATTTTCAGAATTAAAGCATGGAATTGAAGGCATTTCAGAAAAAATGCTGCTTCAGCAATTAAAAGAGTTACAGGAATTTGGAGTGATTAATAAAACAAGTTATGAGGGGTATCCTCTTCACGTAGAATATTTTCTGACGGATAGGGGGACTCAATTATTAGAAGCTGTTCTGATTATGCAGAATATTGGTGTGGCTTATATGATGGAACATGGACAGAAAGAGCTGCTTGAGAAAAAAGGCATTATCTGTTTGAATTCAATACCTACCGAAAAGTAA
- the fabF gene encoding beta-ketoacyl-ACP synthase II yields MKRVVVTGYGVISSLGNEINPFWDNILGGRSGIKSIQDSSFSEIPSRIAGYIEDFPGKDYFNGKELNKYDLFVQYAYAAAKQAVEMANVQETSFDQDRVGIYVGSGIGGIKNMIKNHEEFMARGNKRVSPFMVPMMISNMAAGIIAIKTGFKGPSFSPVAACATSNQAIGEGFLSIRHGYTDAVIAGGAEASINAFAFSGFTNMRAMSTNNEHPQQASRPFDKLRDGFVMSEGSGILFLEELEHAQNRGAEILGEIVGYGSTTDACHITNPDYHGAERSMKLAIEMAGITPKQVDYINAHATGTAEGDKSETKAIKAVFKEDAYQIKINATKSMTGHLFGAAGGIEAIITLKVLKEGMIPPTINLTVPDEDCDLDYVPNKAIKHEVNYAVSNGFGFGGHNASLLFKKYQIK; encoded by the coding sequence ATGAAAAGAGTTGTGGTTACTGGATATGGAGTAATTTCTTCTTTGGGAAATGAGATCAATCCTTTTTGGGATAATATTCTGGGCGGAAGGAGTGGGATAAAGAGCATTCAAGATTCATCTTTTTCGGAGATCCCCTCGCGAATTGCCGGTTATATTGAAGATTTCCCTGGTAAAGATTATTTTAACGGGAAAGAATTAAACAAATATGATTTGTTTGTTCAATATGCCTATGCTGCGGCCAAGCAGGCAGTGGAGATGGCAAATGTGCAGGAAACAAGTTTTGACCAAGATAGAGTTGGTATTTATGTAGGATCAGGTATTGGCGGCATAAAAAACATGATTAAGAATCATGAAGAATTCATGGCCAGAGGAAACAAAAGAGTTTCTCCCTTTATGGTGCCAATGATGATTAGTAATATGGCCGCAGGCATTATCGCGATTAAGACCGGCTTTAAAGGCCCTAGCTTTTCTCCGGTAGCGGCTTGCGCGACATCCAATCAGGCTATCGGGGAAGGGTTCTTAAGTATCAGGCATGGATATACTGATGCAGTAATCGCAGGTGGTGCTGAAGCATCGATTAATGCATTCGCATTTTCGGGATTTACTAATATGCGTGCAATGTCTACAAATAATGAGCATCCACAACAGGCATCCCGTCCATTCGATAAGCTGCGGGATGGCTTTGTGATGTCCGAGGGCTCAGGAATTTTATTCCTGGAAGAGCTAGAGCATGCCCAAAATCGCGGAGCTGAGATACTCGGAGAAATTGTCGGATACGGGTCGACGACAGATGCCTGTCATATTACAAATCCCGATTATCACGGAGCGGAAAGATCAATGAAACTGGCCATCGAAATGGCAGGAATAACCCCTAAACAGGTGGATTATATTAATGCACATGCCACAGGTACCGCGGAGGGAGATAAATCTGAAACAAAGGCGATTAAAGCAGTATTTAAAGAAGATGCTTACCAGATTAAAATCAATGCGACAAAGTCCATGACAGGTCATTTATTTGGTGCAGCCGGGGGAATAGAAGCTATTATCACATTAAAGGTTCTAAAGGAAGGCATGATACCGCCGACGATCAATTTGACCGTACCAGATGAGGATTGCGATTTGGATTATGTGCCAAACAAGGCAATCAAACATGAAGTAAATTATGCTGTCTCAAATGGTTTTGGCTTTGGCGGACATAACGCTTCCTTGCTTTTCAAAAAATATCAGATCAAGTAG
- a CDS encoding DegV family protein translates to MNKTICQIVDSSGSLPRDLIKEYNISEVPFYFKFDNPEYYCENVDYGRADFYQHMREYPEKIPQTSAPNVYDWLKVFEQQYARGLREFIVTTISEKLSASFQTALLAKEMFEKEKDDVRMEVISSNTCACGQAALEIGIAKMIDHHRGFGEIVRTIQKLVTNISTLFVVDSLTYMKAGGRIGGAAAFLGKLINLKPICEFVDGAVRPIKTVRGRNHSLKTMIDIAVSRFVDINQTLIIIQNADCAEDAEDMVNYLREKTNDPGQIFQSDLGITVGAHSGPGAIGIGFVENPVV, encoded by the coding sequence ATGAACAAAACGATCTGTCAAATCGTTGATTCTTCAGGGAGCCTGCCGCGGGATTTGATCAAGGAGTACAACATCAGCGAGGTTCCGTTCTATTTCAAATTCGATAACCCTGAGTATTACTGCGAAAATGTTGATTATGGAAGGGCGGATTTTTATCAGCATATGAGGGAATATCCGGAAAAGATTCCTCAGACATCCGCCCCCAATGTGTATGACTGGCTGAAGGTGTTTGAGCAGCAGTATGCCAGGGGTCTGAGAGAGTTTATTGTGACGACGATTTCCGAAAAATTGTCCGCCAGCTTTCAAACGGCTCTCTTAGCCAAGGAAATGTTTGAAAAGGAAAAAGATGATGTGCGCATGGAAGTGATCAGTTCCAATACATGCGCCTGCGGGCAGGCCGCCCTGGAAATCGGGATAGCCAAAATGATTGATCATCACAGGGGATTTGGGGAGATCGTCAGAACAATACAAAAGCTGGTCACCAATATCAGCACACTTTTTGTCGTCGACAGCTTAACCTATATGAAGGCCGGAGGCCGAATCGGGGGAGCGGCCGCTTTCCTGGGGAAACTGATCAACCTGAAACCAATCTGTGAATTTGTGGATGGTGCTGTTCGGCCGATTAAAACAGTGCGGGGAAGAAATCATTCCCTGAAAACCATGATAGATATCGCGGTTTCGCGGTTTGTGGATATTAATCAAACCCTGATTATTATCCAAAACGCGGACTGCGCGGAAGATGCCGAGGATATGGTCAATTATCTGAGAGAAAAAACCAATGATCCCGGTCAAATATTTCAAAGCGATCTGGGGATTACGGTAGGGGCACATTCGGGTCCGGGCGCCATCGGGATTGGTTTTGTGGAAAATCCGGTTGTGTAG